In the genome of Caenorhabditis elegans chromosome IV, the window TGTATAGGATAGAATAGCACTACCATCTGGTCTCTCTTGACATCCGATTTCCGCTTTCGATGGTCCTTCAACAGCAAATGATAGATCTTTTGATTCTCCATTCATTTCCACATCAAACACGCATGGCTCATTTACAATTCCGCCTTCAAGTCCTGCTCCGAATGCTCTGATCTTCGAAGAGCTTTCCGGTGCCACATGGATCTTATGAGATTCGATGACTTCACCAGCAACCTTAACGAGTACTTCTAGATCATCAGGTGCTTGCTTTGGCGAATATTCGAAATCCATTGACTGAGATTCGTCATTGTAGCCAACTGAAACTGGTAGATGAGAACCATCCGACGGTTTCAACACTTCCAAAGAAATGTTTGCGTTGGCGATATTTTCTTCCGGATCCAACGATTCAACGTGGACACCAACGACATCATTTTTGCGAATTCCTTCTGGAGCAATTCCACGTCCCCACACTTTGAACgaatctgaaaaacaatttcattacttttttgaaatacagaAACAGAGACATCATGGATTCAAGATTTAGTGGAATTCCGGATCTGTCACCGTGCCAACGCataaaacgcaatttttctcgaagaaaaaacagttttcttcaaaagttcTCTTCAAGAAAATATGCTTAACAACACGCAACATGGAGCAGTTGTCAcgtttttctttgagaaaaattgtgttttgtgCCAGATCCCTAATTCCACCAGATCTTGAATTCGTGGTGCATCCAGAAACTCGATTCttatatttataaatataCGCACTCTTTGGTTTTCCACGCAGTGGGAATGGCGATCCGGTCAATGGGAGCTTCTTGTGGAAAACATTGACTGAATGTAGTCCAATACACGGAATTTTGTATTCGAATGAATGTTCTCCTGGTGATGTACCATCCAAGATAACCATTCGGTGCTCTTTTCCAGTTGGATCAACAACAATTGCTTCAACAGGACCTTCAATGGCGTCGACCACGGCGAATTTGACGTCATCTCCGACTTTGGCGGTTTTGTTATAATCGAGAAGGCGGGCGATTGGAACAACCTGAAGAACAAATTCAGattatatataaattttttctctacCTGACAAATGACGCTAGCCTCAGGAATGGTCTGAGTCTCAAACGTGTGAACATCGTTCGCGGCTACATCCACGTGGATAAATCCAATCTTTGTAGGAGTGAACTTGACTTTGTAGGCGTTTTCTTTATCCTCAACCTTTTTAAGACTCAAATGAATATCCTGTCCATCTTCATCTCGGATCGAGACTTTCGGCTTAAATCCATCACGAGAAAGCTTCAAATCAAACTCTCTAGGATCATTGACTTGGAGAATTTTgtccaaatttgaaatagtCGCTTGAACCTTTGGCTTCATTATTATTGGTTTTGTTGCAGGGAACTGTGAAAGATATGTCATTACAGacatttcatcaatttccgGATGAATCATCTCAGCTGGAGCAATGAGTGGAGCAACTTTAAGCAAATCTTGAGCAGACTTCATGGCTTTCTCAGTGTTCTCCAGAGCATCATTTGGCGACCAATTTTCCCAGTCTTCAAGTGCTCCTGGAGCCATCGAATTGACAAGTGCACCGAGAGCAACTCCGTCGTTCCAGTCGGAAGTGAAGTTGGAAATCGGCATTCCTGAAACTTTAGGGTGATGAGTAAATGTTGCAATTCGAAATGGTACCTGGAAGACGATTACGAATCCAATTGAGGAGCTTTTGCTTCGGAGTCTCCTCCTTATTATCTCcatcttctcttttttcttgaatcCATCCCATCGAAATTGAATAATGGAGAATCAATGTCCAAACGAGTCCCAGAATCAATTTCTTGTTATGATCCACAATATGAGTACTGtctgtaatttaaaataatgcaattaaatagaaaatggGTTGTGGTGACCGAATATATAActattaaaatgtttgaatgattCTGTATTGAGCCAAAACATTGAGAAGTCAGGTTTTAATCAGACTTTGTCAAAAGTTCGAGACATTTTCGGTAAAGCTCGTGTGGTAAAGAattaaaacgcaaaaaaatacagtaacccttgtgattttttttttttgtcgttcTCTCTCCTgattctgaaatcaaaatgagaaaattcacaaaacattccctgatttttcaaacgacGAATTTTCGCACCAGAGAcgccatgtgtcgatttacgacaattttgtatatttaCGAGATATTTTTAATCCTTATTggatataaaatcagggaaatttttttgaattttttcacatagaaatTCAGAATctgggaaaaatttggagtcaattgaaaatatttctcagattttctTTAAGAGATAGTATCGAAATGAACATTAActtgtaaattaaaattgaaatattcagtgttttgaatgttttttaaagtggCCGTTTTTCCGAAATTCTTTCTCTAAAAACGACACTAATTGACACGTCGAAATATTGGCTTAAAGTCCCGAAAATGGGTATTTTTGTTGCGAAAAACGGTGGTCAACCTATGTTGTTCGTAATAATAGAGGAAAGGGGAACTCCGTGTGCTCGGGCGAGAGCTCCCATACactgaaaacaaacaaaaacatgTTTGAACTACGGATTCGTCCTTTTGAACTGCTTCACCGCGCGGAGCAGTctcgaaaaaggaaaatatatCGTTTCTACGATactatttttcaggatttcagTGAAGGACTGCTTACCAATATTGATAATCTTAATATTCTCTTCATTCTGGAAGAAATTCAACGCAAGAGACACATTTTCGAGCTTCTGTGAACGAAATGCCACTTTcttgttgaattttccaacattCTTGTGGGAGAGAACTTGAGCCAATGCAATAAGCTTGAGACCATCCGAGAAATCAGTTTcctgaaattataaatataaaatcactGAATAAAGTAATCCAAAACTCACCAGACTCTCAATAGTTTCTCCAGCCTTTTgcaaatgatttttgacccaTCTGGTGAATGTATTCTGTTGGATGATCTTCCATTCGGCGTCATCGTGACGGATCGCCGGAacgacctgaaaatatttatgttaGAAAGTTGTATAgtcttctgaaaataaatacctCTTCTTCCTGGTCAAGGCGTTTTGGTTGCGCCATTTTAGACGTTGATTATTGCAAGTTTTCTAGCAGTCCTATATTATTCGCTTCTGCAAAAATCAAGGTATTGATAAAGAAGCGTGAGAATGAGAGAATAATACATGATTTAAATCGTACGGCCAAAAGGTAAAATCATTAGAAATGTCGATTCTTTTCTATCGACATTTCTAATGATTTTTAACACGTAATAAACTGCGAATACATGCATTAAAAGGtgataattgaataaaaattaagttccaatgaaaacttttttcttttaaataaaatttaagtaACCTCtgcgaaaattgccaaaatttgagattttagcttaaaaatggtaatttttccacaactttgaaccgccataacttttttgagaaattttcaaaacgtctcattacgaaattcggtagttttgggtcatttttggtctaaaaaatattgtttcagatttcggtactctgCCTTTAATTGATTATGGTACATTTTCAGTAAATAAGCAcataaattggttttttttgtctaaactGCACCTAACGACTTGAAATGTAAAATAATTAATGAAAACCCCACAATAAACATCTAAAATGCGCAAAATAGTGATAATTAACAAAAACCTGATTTCCGGCCGCTGTGGCACGTAAAGTTGGCAATAGTTGGAATTTTGAGAtggtataaaaaatttagttgcTCCATATTTACGATGAGAAATCAACGAGATAACAAACTAAACATCctggaaaactaaaaactgaagtttttttgtttcaatctTCAAGTTTAATAAAATCGAAAGCAGAGTTTTTGTTCAAACGAAAAGCTAAGAGAATTGAAGAAAACGCGTGCATGGTGAttcatatttcattttttttgtgtaggAAAAAGACACATAATACAAAGAGAACAAACGAATATAGACACGGATGGACGGCTTCTGGTACAAATGGAAGAATTGTtttaggggggggggggggtactgtagccaaTTGAAAAGACCAAAGACATgggaaattaatttgaaaatcttttggATAGAAATAGAAATACGGTAACGACAAAAAACGGCAACGTTGTACTTAAAAGAAAACTTGGTGAGAAATGCCCATTCTACCAGAATATAAAGTCTCGAGCTGGGGTGCAcggaaattctacaaaatgaggTGGTGAACTtgtttccctttttttcattgaaatttgatgatacatagaaaaacatttgctttataaattgcggaaaaataacgtaaattttcaactttcggacaatttttgaacactttctcggttgtttcaaataaagcaaatatttttctatgtataattaaatttcaatgaaaaatatcgGGAGAACATGCTCGACCgtctcattttgtagaattgccggTCGGCAATGGCTGCGTACTCCTGTTTTCGAGTTtcgaaattacaaaaaaaaacacactttaAAATGTTGACCAAAATCTAGTCAAAACTCGAGTCAATTGAAGAAGGAATTGCGGTATCCATATAAAGTccaaaaagaagagaaaggGCACTGCGATGatcaattctcaaaatttatcaCCTTATTCCCTATTTCACACCCACTAAAAATGAACGACAAACGCAGACAGTGAAAGAGAACTTTCATTACCATTTTCATGTGCATCGTTCGTTTAGAACCGAAAATTTAACGATTCTCGATAGAAATATGAAAGGGTGTGCCGTTTGGAGGaacatttggcaaaaaaaaaaacaaagtttctTTTTTGGGCGTTCTTCAAGAATATTTTCGTATTCTGAATCATCTTATTGCCACATTCGTCTATTGTTTCAATTTGACACTTTTGTAGACCGGATAGAAAGAACAAAACAGTGAAAATGTgactcaaacaaaaaagttgccaaatcCTGGAAAATGTACAAGTTTCGGAAGTTTCCACAACACATTCATAACATCTTCAAGGTCATCTAGGCGTCTTTGAATGAGAAGGTAAGATGACAGAGGGGGAGAGAACAAGGTGAAGATTTGTTGCGGGAGGAAATGGAGAAAAGGATCAACCTAGTGACCCGCGTTACCTAAATTTTCACCAAGGGCAAATCGGTAGACGTTCGGCAAGAATGTCAGGCAAAAATGTGTGGTGTGCAAAAATtaccagtttgccggaaaaaagtaaaattttggaattttaatgatttctttcaaaaatttaacagtAATCCTGTTTTTAAACGCGCTGGagtttgcatttttaaattttgaacaaaattgcaaaaccaaaatctccttttttggaaattgccgaaaacaTATACTTTGCCGCCCACGATGTTGAGAATGCGTTAAAATGCAATTCTTTTGGATTAGAATTTACGAGAGTAGACGACGCGGCAAGATATGCAAATGTGATTGCTTTTGGTGTTTGTGGGGGTGTTCTTCGGTACATTTGGTATCATGAACTGCATTGACTCATTTATTTTCTCACATATAGATGTTTATTTTGATGCCACATGCCACAAACACACTCACGACATTTCTTcggaaaataccaaaaaaatttggtgttgAGAACGGGAGGAAAGCGTGGGTTATTTATATGCAACTTTTCGACCGATGACTGTTCACCTCTGATAAGAAACTCGTCAAACTCTTAGAGTGGCAGCTGAAACAGACGTCAGTGGCCGAACTTCAATCAATAATGAAAATAACTATGGAAAGAGATCGCCAGCAGGTAGATATactccaaaaatattaatatgcCGTGTATAATATTCGAATTAAGGAAGAACTTTCGGAGATGAAGATTAATAATTATTGagagaataataataatgatgaCCCGGAAACTAGGCGAGGATAAAATCTCAAACATCAGAAATTCCTTGCATGGAAGGAAAACTGAAACAAGCGGAAAAATCTATCAGATTTTTCCCTCGTGCATGAGCCCATCTTCTTTACGGAGGGAGCCCGTGCTACCGACAGATGAGACGATGTCTAGGCTCTCTGTGATCCTTCACACTCTGTGTTCCAATGAAGCACCTGACATTTGTGTCTCTTGAATCGATTTGTCTTTCTGTTTTCCTgatttctcttcttcttttctgctCACAATCCCCCACCAGATTTGATGATATCTGTGGGTGCGTGTGCATCCACGCTGTTTCCACGATAAATGTACGCAACGCCTTGTGGTTATAGGTTAGGGTTATTACAATGATCACGAGCAAAGATTTCTTTGTGCCGTAAAAGACAAGAACACGAGTGAGAAgtgaaaaatctttgaaagtTCCATGACAATGTGGGTGAATTGTGGAAGaattccgagaaaaaattatataaaatttgattaattcGAGCTTTTCTAGGTGTGCTATTGATaagttcattttcaatataaattcCTTTTAAATACAGAGAAACAACGAAACTcataaaaatagaataaaattgTCAAAGGTTTCGATATTTCTGCCAATTTTGTAcggaaattttgatcattCCTGTTCAAAAATGGTGAACCTCTATGATTTTCCGTCTGAAAATCACGAAATTCCAAGCTTCTTCAACTAATTACTCAAATCAGGGGAGAAATTACCCCACAACCTCCGAATAGCAGACTTACAACtgaatttctgtattttttgactcaattaaatgaaaacatttttttttacacagaaaaatgcaatttcaatcgaaaaaacgaaaaattctgttcaaaaacaaagaaatcccaaaaaatgagAACTCAAAAAGATGTAAATAAACAAGAATATTCAAACTGCCGCCACCAATTGGCgtatcgtggcgagaccctttCAAGTAAAGTGACGCGCCTTTAATtagagttttaattttaatttgagaaaacaTTCGGTTTTTATCCGTTTTTCAGCTAGATCTTGACAATTAATTCGTTATAATTggtatatatatttatttactacagaaaaaaatcacagaatagtatatatttatttactacaaaaaaaatcacagataTATTGGTGCAAATAGAGAAAATTCAATGGAAAAAGTAATTAATTAGAAGTTGAAGGTGGAGCTGAATAAGTTGCGTCAATGTACAGAGCGATAACCTCGTCCACTACTGATTTTGGTACTTGCGCAGCCATTCCATACATCGCAGCCATTCCACTGTCAGCTTTTTGTTCACCTTTTGCAGCGAGTTCTTCACAAATCTTCTCAAGGTCGACGGCGAACGCATTCACAACTTCCTCGTTCGCTTGATTGATTGTCAAACAAATGTggattctgaaacaaaaaatttagcaagcTGATAActcataaaattgataaacatACGCCGCTGGATTCTGCAGAGTGTTCAAATTCCATCCGAGCTTCATCATTTTGTCAGAAACTTCGTAGATATTCACACCATTTCCGGAGAACGCCACCAATGAAACATCCGATTTTCCATAAGGCTTGATccatttgattttctcaattttctcggCCAGCATTCGTGTATGCTTCACAATTTGAGCACATCTTCGAACATATTCGTCTCGACCGAAGGATAAAAGTGTGGCCCAGGCGACGGCAGTGTTGGCTCCAGCTCGGGATCCTAAGGGATCTCTTTGATTCTATTGAAGCTACTAAAACATTCTTCAAACCTGCAATAGTCGGGGTGGCATAGATGCCTCCACACCAATCGGCAACCGAGAAATACTGGAAGTGATGAAGTTCCTTGGAACGATACATGACAATCGATGAACCTTTCGGTGTGCATCCGTACTGaaagattttgaattgaaggaaaaaaatggATAGAACTGTATCCAACCTTATGAGTATCACACGAAATAGATGTAACACCGGGATTTCTGAAATCGAATACAGGAATCAGGTATCCGGCGTCATTCATAAATGGAATCATGAATCCACCAAGACATGCGTCCACGTGGACCGGGATTCCATACTTTTTGCCGAGCTGAAAGTGTAAACGTTCGATTAAGTAATCAAAAAAGGCCATTTTTTGGACTAGCatctgtgagtttttttaaaaattattttaagttaGAAAAAAGTATCGTATTTTTGCTGAATTCAATTAGAGTTCCCGCTCACAATGTAATTTTGTTCAgtcatttctctattttttccgCGATATTGAGGCGGGAATTTCCAGTACCTTAGCAATTTCCGGAATTGGATCAATTGTGCCTGATGGGAAGTTAGGCGCTGAGCCAACCAACATACAAACATTCGAATCAATTAGTCTCTCCATTTCTTTTAAATCGACACGATTATCCGAATCAACTGGAACGTGGCGAAGACGCATTCCGCATAGATGGGCGGCCTTATCAAATGCCGCGTGAGCTGTTTTACATGCCAAAATAACTGGATGTTCAATGCCAAGAGAGTGTGCACGATTTCTGTAgagtttgcaaaattgaattttaagagTTGAATAAATGCTTACCGATACGAAAAGCATGCCATAATAATACTTTCAGTACCACCAGAAGTTACACTTCCACTAGAATCTTCTGGTCCATTATACAGGTTCAGAACCATTCGAATAAGTTCTGCCTCCATTTTACGAGCTCCCGGAAAGACGTCAGGGTGGAGGGGATTCGAGAACGCATACTTTTCGTAAATCTGGATATAAAAGatggcaatttttattttaagaaatgtctagtttcaaaattattttcatgtaGCTAATATTTCTTGGCGGAAACCAtccaattttctagaaatttcttgaaaattgacaaactaAATGATTTCTAAAACgtccaaaattcaatttttgaatatctgaATCGGATTCAAggcgcattttttttgtcgacaagttcggcaaattttaaattccggcaatatcccgatttgccgtttgccggatatcagatttgccggaaatgtttagagggacTATTTAGATGACGGAAACACATAAAACTGTGCctctttgaaatattttccccgttttctttagatattttcatataatttactgacttttcaaaaaagatgttAATAGGGatattcataggatgcgtacaattttgcctgaaatttccagaaaaatgtgcaaaaccacaatttgccgaatattTCTGGCAATCGCCGTTTTTCAGGCaaaggcaaatcggcaactgaccggtttgcaggaaatttcaattaccgcaatttgccggtttgcaggaaat includes:
- the fln-1 gene encoding Calponin-homology (CH) domain-containing protein (Confirmed by transcript evidence) codes for the protein MAQPKRLDQEEEVVPAIRHDDAEWKIIQQNTFTRWVKNHLQKAGETIESLETDFSDGLKLIALAQVLSHKNVGKFNKKVAFRSQKLENVSLALNFFQNEENIKIINIDSTHIVDHNKKLILGLVWTLILHYSISMGWIQEKREDGDNKEETPKQKLLNWIRNRLPGMPISNFTSDWNDGVALGALVNSMAPGALEDWENWSPNDALENTEKAMKSAQDLLKVAPLIAPAEMIHPEIDEMSVMTYLSQFPATKPIIMKPKVQATISNLDKILQVNDPREFDLKLSRDGFKPKVSIRDEDGQDIHLSLKKVEDKENAYKVKFTPTKIGFIHVDVAANDVHTFETQTIPEASVICQVVPIARLLDYNKTAKVGDDVKFAVVDAIEGPVEAIVVDPTGKEHRMVILDGTSPGEHSFEYKIPCIGLHSVNVFHKKLPLTGSPFPLRGKPKNSFKVWGRGIAPEGIRKNDVVGVHVESLDPEENIANANISLEVLKPSDGSHLPVSVGYNDESQSMDFEYSPKQAPDDLEVLVKVAGEVIESHKIHVAPESSSKIRAFGAGLEGGIVNEPCVFDVEMNGESKDLSFAVEGPSKAEIGCQERPDGSAILSYTPTVAGVYKVGVLADGKHIQDSPFVLRVTEPIEGLKPSATRVTGIDESKVYNVGEKIPFRVDTRLCGVDLVPKVEILDPELNPISYGAREITPGLFEYTLIPDAPIKHKIDVSVAGVSVPGAPFSVKVKEPTDASKLKIFGPGVDGPVYSKEPTRFTIDATQAGPGAVEVALRDDQGENVDLDVLDNQDGSFTVKYTAQRPGAYQLNVVFAGEEISPIEINVKPNVDVSGIRVEGLENAVVTVNVEKEIHVFTTDGENTRIVITSPSGRVVEAIIESTPTGFRVRFTPSEVGNYTIDVTYQDIPIERSPFTLQSVEGPKNQDDSEILDGENQENPGDRTLAEAEYLVFGSGPPCADMVTVSGPGLGPLVAQRSTYVSIDTTNAGFGDIDVYVDGPTRTPLHCVDNQDGILKMSFTPKQPGLYYLRVMFDNEHVPGSPFQIVAVAALLGNPLDQRSKTESPYSSISSGSSSTPNPNPQACT
- the spl-1 gene encoding Sphingosine-1-phosphate lyase (Confirmed by transcript evidence), with translation MDSVKHTTEIIVDLTKMHYHMINDRLSRYDPVVLVLAAFGGTLVYTKVVHLYRKSEDPILKRMGAYVFSLLRKLPAVRDKIEKELAAEKPKLIESIHKDDKDKQFISTLPIAPLSQDSIMELAKKYEDYNTFNIDGGRVSGAVYTDRHAEHINLLGKIYEKYAFSNPLHPDVFPGARKMEAELIRMVLNLYNGPEDSSGSVTSGGTESIIMACFSYRNRAHSLGIEHPVILACKTAHAAFDKAAHLCGMRLRHVPVDSDNRVDLKEMERLIDSNVCMLVGSAPNFPSGTIDPIPEIAKLGKKYGIPVHVDACLGGFMIPFMNDAGYLIPVFDFRNPGVTSISCDTHKYGCTPKGSSIVMYRSKELHHFQYFSVADWCGGIYATPTIAGSRAGANTAVAWATLLSFGRDEYVRRCAQIVKHTRMLAEKIEKIKWIKPYGKSDVSLVAFSGNGVNIYEVSDKMMKLGWNLNTLQNPAAIHICLTINQANEEVVNAFAVDLEKICEELAAKGEQKADSGMAAMYGMAAQVPKSVVDEVIALYIDATYSAPPSTSN